In Picosynechococcus sp. PCC 7002, the following are encoded in one genomic region:
- the leuC gene encoding 3-isopropylmalate dehydratase large subunit has translation MSKGTLFDKVWDLHTVKVLPSGQTQLFIGLHLIHEVTSPQAFAMLRDRNLQVMYPERTVATVDHIVPTENQARPFADPLAEAMMQELEKNTATNKIRFYNVGSGGQGIVHVIAPEQGLTQPGMTVACGDSHTSTHGAFGAIAFGIGTSQVRDVLASQTLALAKLKVRKIEVNGDLQPGVYAKDVILHIIRKLGVKGGVGYAYEYAGTTFEKMSMEERMTVCNMSIEGGARCGYVNPDSVTYDYLKDRPFAPKGEAWEKAIAWWDSLRSEADAEYDDVVTFDAADIAPTVTWGITPGQGIGVDESVPTPEMMAEDEQAIAAEAYKYMQLQPGQAIQGTKIDVCFIGSCTNGRLSDLQEAAKYAKGHHVAPGVKAFVVPGSEQVKQQAEAEGLDRIFTEAGFEWREPGCSMCLAMNPDKLEGNQISASSSNRNFKGRQGSATGRTLLMSPAMVVAAAVTGQVTDVRTLN, from the coding sequence ATGAGCAAAGGCACTCTTTTTGATAAGGTTTGGGACTTACACACCGTTAAAGTTTTACCCTCTGGCCAAACGCAACTATTTATCGGACTGCACCTGATCCATGAAGTGACCAGTCCCCAGGCCTTTGCCATGCTCAGAGACCGCAATCTCCAGGTCATGTATCCAGAACGCACGGTCGCTACGGTGGATCACATTGTCCCGACGGAAAATCAAGCGCGACCCTTTGCGGATCCCCTCGCCGAAGCGATGATGCAGGAACTGGAAAAAAATACGGCTACCAACAAAATTCGTTTTTATAATGTCGGCTCCGGGGGCCAGGGGATTGTCCATGTGATTGCCCCAGAACAGGGATTAACTCAACCGGGCATGACCGTTGCTTGCGGCGATTCTCACACTTCTACCCACGGCGCTTTTGGGGCGATCGCCTTTGGGATTGGGACTTCCCAAGTGCGGGATGTGCTCGCCTCCCAAACCCTAGCTCTGGCGAAGTTAAAAGTCCGTAAAATCGAAGTAAATGGTGATCTCCAGCCCGGAGTTTATGCCAAAGATGTAATCCTACACATTATCCGCAAACTGGGCGTTAAAGGGGGCGTCGGCTACGCCTATGAATATGCCGGGACAACCTTTGAAAAAATGTCCATGGAAGAGCGGATGACGGTTTGTAATATGTCCATCGAAGGGGGCGCCCGCTGCGGCTATGTCAACCCCGATTCAGTAACCTATGACTATTTGAAAGACCGTCCTTTTGCACCCAAGGGAGAAGCATGGGAAAAGGCGATCGCCTGGTGGGATAGTCTCCGCAGTGAAGCCGACGCCGAATATGACGATGTGGTCACCTTTGACGCAGCAGACATTGCCCCCACCGTCACCTGGGGGATCACACCGGGTCAGGGCATTGGCGTTGATGAATCAGTGCCGACCCCAGAAATGATGGCCGAAGATGAACAGGCGATCGCCGCTGAAGCTTACAAATATATGCAGCTTCAACCAGGCCAAGCGATCCAAGGCACTAAAATTGATGTCTGTTTTATCGGTAGTTGCACCAATGGTCGCTTGAGCGATCTCCAAGAAGCCGCTAAATATGCCAAAGGCCATCACGTTGCTCCGGGAGTAAAAGCCTTTGTGGTGCCCGGTTCTGAGCAAGTGAAACAACAGGCTGAGGCCGAGGGACTCGATCGGATTTTTACCGAAGCAGGCTTTGAATGGCGGGAACCCGGCTGCTCCATGTGTCTCGCCATGAACCCCGATAAGCTCGAAGGCAACCAGATCAGCGCCTCTTCTTCGAATCGCAATTTTAAAGGAAGGCAGGGTTCTGCGACGGGGCGCACCCTACTCATGAGTCCGGCGATGGTCGTTGCTGCCGCTGTGACGGGTCAAGTCACCGATGTGCGCACCCTCAACTAA
- the smpB gene encoding SsrA-binding protein SmpB, with amino-acid sequence MADTKKPIKIISDNRKARFQYEILETLEAGIQLQGTEVKSVRAGKVNLGDGYVLIRNNEAWLLNVHISPYTASGQYFNHEPKRDRKLLLHRKEIRRLIGQLEQKGLTLIPLKMYLKGSLVKVSLGLGRGKKLHDKRETIKRRQDSREMARALKRY; translated from the coding sequence ATGGCAGACACCAAAAAACCGATCAAAATCATTAGTGATAATCGTAAAGCCCGTTTCCAGTATGAAATCCTTGAAACCTTAGAGGCCGGGATTCAGCTCCAGGGAACGGAGGTTAAATCGGTGCGGGCGGGCAAGGTGAACCTAGGGGACGGTTATGTGTTAATTCGCAACAACGAGGCTTGGCTGCTCAATGTGCATATTTCGCCATATACTGCCAGTGGCCAGTACTTTAACCATGAACCCAAGCGCGATCGCAAATTGCTGTTGCACCGTAAAGAAATTCGCCGCTTGATCGGTCAACTAGAACAAAAGGGATTGACGCTGATTCCTTTAAAAATGTATCTCAAGGGCAGCTTAGTGAAAGTCAGTCTGGGGCTTGGCCGTGGGAAAAAGCTCCACGATAAACGCGAAACGATTAAACGTCGCCAGGATAGCCGGGAAATGGCGCGGGCCTTGAAACGTTATTAA
- a CDS encoding sensor domain-containing diguanylate cyclase gives MVNESSDQGGQPPRGIGSFAWLIEAYGQAIALLENQAAQIETLEREKDHLANQYREALQQYHQLKEQYDHQYSQQYQEYFSLPLPCYRWQAIEGELYLSDFNPAAARFNSQALQQPSLNLGQRPQKIFAALPTLYHHLENCLKREVSNSQRLQFIRLNLYLRVEYVFIAPDQILMCILDESEQLLTEQQLRQQVRQQSAIAKLGSISLNTSDLAKLFRQAVIFVARTLDVPYSCLYLKQKKTSICTLEAGYGWPVDLIGAVTVSTTPDSHVGYTLTQQQAISIEDLRVESRFRGETLLHNYQVVSGISMPIGPVDNPWGVLAVYSTEERHFSGDETYFLQAIAHVLSSSIERDRQAADMNLLHRSINVIRQGVVITDAREENNPIIYVNQGFEKITGYTADEILGRNCNFLQGRDRRQPPLTELRAAILKGQECNVTLRNYRKNGEPFWNALHIFPVRDPAGYLTHFIGIQTDISHEKAAAANLQKTEAQFHQTFQLAPIGMAITTLGGHYERVNQAWCRITGYDQETLLEKTYLELTHPDDQAEDERLNELLQQGDRQEFQREKRYIAQDGQKIHILEQVALVRDAEGKPLHVIRQMVDIGDRKQIEQRLVQEAFYDHLTGLPNRSLLEERLEQVIKQQQRYPQHHNALLFLDLDYFKAINDRLGHLVGDQLLQDFAKRICHCLRDVDTLARLGGDEFVVLLTEITEPQTAFEVSQRIHKALQTPFELAGQSLFVKVSIGVLPKLDRYLTATGILRDADLAMYHAKAKGRARSEVFELP, from the coding sequence ATGGTTAATGAATCGTCAGATCAAGGGGGGCAACCACCGAGAGGAATCGGCAGTTTTGCGTGGTTAATTGAGGCCTATGGTCAGGCGATCGCCCTGTTAGAAAATCAAGCGGCCCAGATCGAAACTTTAGAACGTGAAAAAGATCATCTCGCCAACCAATATCGAGAGGCGCTCCAGCAATACCATCAGCTCAAGGAGCAATACGATCACCAATACAGTCAACAGTACCAAGAATATTTTTCGTTGCCCCTTCCCTGCTACCGTTGGCAAGCCATTGAGGGAGAGCTTTATTTATCGGACTTTAATCCGGCGGCGGCACGGTTTAACAGCCAAGCACTCCAGCAGCCTTCTTTAAATCTTGGTCAACGACCCCAGAAAATTTTTGCTGCGTTACCCACCCTCTACCACCACTTAGAAAATTGCCTCAAACGGGAGGTCTCGAACAGTCAGCGATTGCAATTTATTCGCTTAAATTTGTACCTCCGGGTGGAGTATGTGTTTATTGCTCCGGATCAAATCTTGATGTGTATTCTCGACGAGAGCGAGCAACTCCTCACGGAACAACAACTCCGCCAACAGGTGCGCCAACAGTCGGCGATCGCCAAATTAGGGAGCATCAGCCTCAACACATCAGATCTAGCGAAATTATTTCGTCAAGCGGTGATTTTTGTGGCCCGCACCCTGGACGTTCCCTATAGCTGCCTCTATCTGAAACAAAAAAAGACCTCTATTTGCACCCTAGAAGCAGGTTATGGTTGGCCTGTCGATCTCATCGGTGCGGTCACAGTGAGCACGACTCCAGATAGCCACGTTGGCTACACCCTGACCCAACAACAGGCGATCAGCATCGAGGATTTGCGCGTTGAAAGTCGCTTTCGGGGCGAAACGCTACTGCACAATTATCAAGTAGTCAGTGGAATTAGTATGCCCATTGGCCCAGTGGATAACCCCTGGGGAGTACTGGCGGTTTATAGTACCGAAGAACGTCATTTCAGTGGGGATGAGACTTATTTTCTCCAGGCGATCGCCCATGTTCTGTCTAGTAGTATCGAACGCGATCGCCAGGCAGCGGACATGAACCTTTTACACCGCTCGATCAATGTGATCCGCCAGGGAGTGGTAATCACCGATGCCCGGGAAGAGAATAATCCAATTATTTATGTCAACCAAGGTTTTGAAAAAATTACTGGCTACACCGCAGATGAAATCCTTGGTCGTAACTGCAATTTTCTTCAGGGCCGCGATCGCCGACAGCCTCCCCTCACAGAATTGCGGGCTGCGATCCTCAAGGGCCAAGAATGTAACGTCACCCTCCGCAACTACCGCAAAAATGGTGAACCCTTTTGGAATGCCCTCCACATTTTTCCGGTACGAGATCCTGCCGGTTATCTGACCCACTTTATTGGGATCCAAACGGATATTAGCCACGAAAAGGCCGCCGCTGCTAACCTCCAAAAAACCGAAGCGCAATTTCACCAAACCTTCCAACTCGCCCCCATTGGCATGGCAATCACGACCTTAGGGGGCCACTATGAACGGGTCAACCAAGCCTGGTGTCGGATCACTGGCTACGATCAAGAGACCCTCTTAGAAAAAACCTATCTAGAGTTAACCCATCCCGATGATCAAGCCGAAGATGAACGCCTCAATGAGCTCCTGCAGCAAGGCGATCGCCAGGAATTTCAGCGGGAAAAACGCTACATCGCCCAAGATGGCCAAAAAATTCACATCCTAGAACAAGTCGCCCTCGTGCGCGATGCCGAAGGCAAACCCCTCCATGTAATTCGGCAAATGGTAGACATTGGCGATCGCAAACAAATAGAACAGCGCCTCGTCCAAGAGGCCTTCTACGATCACCTCACCGGCCTCCCCAATCGCTCCCTCCTAGAAGAGCGCCTCGAGCAAGTCATTAAACAACAACAACGCTATCCCCAGCACCACAACGCCCTCTTATTTCTTGACTTAGATTATTTCAAAGCGATTAATGACCGCCTCGGCCACCTCGTTGGCGACCAGCTCCTACAAGACTTTGCCAAACGCATTTGTCACTGTCTCCGGGATGTGGATACCCTGGCCCGTTTGGGGGGAGACGAATTTGTCGTACTCCTCACAGAAATAACCGAGCCCCAGACCGCCTTTGAGGTTAGTCAACGGATCCATAAAGCCCTACAAACCCCCTTTGAACTCGCAGGCCAGTCCCTATTTGTAAAGGTGAGCATTGGTGTCTTACCTAAACTTGATCGCTATCTGACGGCGACGGGCATTTTACGCGACGCAGACCTAGCGATGTACCATGCCAAAGCCAAGGGACGCGCGCGTTCAGAAGTCTTTGAATTACCTTAA
- the fba gene encoding class II fructose-bisphosphate aldolase (catalyzes the reversible aldol condensation of dihydroxyacetonephosphate and glyceraldehyde 3-phosphate in the Calvin cycle, glycolysis, and/or gluconeogenesis) → MALVPMRLLLDHAAENSYGIPAFNVNNMEQILSIMQAADETDSPVILQASRGARSYAGENFLRHLVLAAVETYPHIPVAMHQDHGNSPATCYSAIRNGFTSVMMDGSLEADAKTPASFDYNVSVTAEVVKVAHSVGASVEGELGCLGSLETGMGEAEDGHGFEGALSKEQLLTDPDEAVEFVERTQVDALAVAIGTSHGAYKFTRKPTGEILAISRIAEIHAKLPNTHLVMHGSSSVPQEWLDMINEYGGAIPETYGVPVEEIQKGIKSGVRKVNIDTDNRLAITAAIREAAMKDPKNFDPRHFLKPSIKYMKQVCSDRYQQFWCAGNASKIKQIPLDEFAKKYASGELAAKTAVSA, encoded by the coding sequence ATGGCTCTCGTCCCAATGCGTTTGCTCTTAGATCACGCTGCAGAAAATAGTTATGGCATTCCTGCGTTTAACGTCAACAACATGGAACAGATTCTGTCCATCATGCAGGCCGCTGATGAGACCGATAGCCCCGTAATTCTCCAAGCGTCCCGTGGTGCCCGTAGTTATGCCGGGGAAAACTTCCTCCGTCACCTCGTGCTTGCCGCCGTGGAAACCTACCCCCACATCCCCGTTGCGATGCACCAGGATCACGGCAACAGCCCTGCCACCTGTTATTCTGCGATCCGTAACGGTTTCACCTCTGTGATGATGGACGGTTCCCTCGAAGCCGATGCCAAAACCCCCGCTAGCTTTGACTACAACGTCAGTGTGACTGCTGAAGTTGTGAAAGTGGCCCACTCCGTTGGTGCTTCCGTCGAAGGGGAACTCGGCTGCCTTGGCTCCCTCGAAACAGGGATGGGTGAAGCAGAAGACGGCCACGGTTTTGAAGGCGCTCTCAGCAAAGAACAACTTCTAACTGATCCCGACGAAGCTGTCGAATTCGTTGAGCGTACCCAAGTAGATGCCCTTGCTGTAGCAATCGGGACCAGCCACGGTGCTTACAAATTTACCCGGAAGCCCACTGGTGAAATCCTCGCCATTAGCCGGATCGCTGAAATCCACGCGAAACTCCCCAACACCCACTTGGTAATGCACGGTTCTTCCTCTGTACCCCAAGAGTGGCTCGACATGATCAATGAGTACGGTGGTGCCATTCCTGAAACCTATGGTGTACCCGTAGAAGAAATTCAAAAGGGTATCAAGAGCGGTGTGCGTAAAGTCAACATCGACACCGACAACCGTCTGGCGATCACTGCGGCAATTCGTGAAGCAGCGATGAAGGATCCGAAGAACTTCGATCCCCGTCACTTCCTCAAGCCTTCGATCAAGTACATGAAGCAGGTTTGTAGCGATCGCTATCAGCAATTCTGGTGTGCTGGTAACGCTAGCAAGATCAAGCAAATCCCCTTAGATGAGTTTGCGAAGAAATATGCCAGCGGTGAACTCGCAGCAAAAACTGCAGTTAGCGCCTAA
- a CDS encoding sensor histidine kinase encodes MFSLSNRDRVLVVDDSPDNLLLIQSILEDEDLDLVTVNNGQKALELVAQQPFHLILLDVMMPHMDGFEITRHIRNDPDIPYIPILLITAHAQPSVALGLDIGADDFIRKPVEIDELIARVRSLLRFKHTVDEKNMIVRQREDFASRLTHDMRTPLIAADRMLNLLLQGALGELSEAMQEVLRTMSRSNANLLEMVNNILEVYRYESERKTFYFSRVDLKTVITNVLEELRPLAQEKQLQLQGELPEVSVWLEGDRLAMHRVLVNLVSNAIKFTDQGHITVKLTPVDQEQVQIQVIDTGSGISPEDQLEIFERFRQGKHYNGGSGLGLHLSKLILEAHQGQISLTSRLQEGSTFTITLPLSQTPAQSEEKKVV; translated from the coding sequence ATGTTTTCGCTGAGCAACCGTGATCGCGTTCTGGTCGTGGATGATTCGCCGGATAATTTATTGTTGATCCAGAGCATTTTAGAAGATGAAGATTTAGACCTGGTGACGGTTAATAACGGCCAAAAAGCCCTGGAGCTTGTGGCACAGCAGCCTTTTCACCTGATCTTGCTCGATGTGATGATGCCCCACATGGATGGCTTCGAGATTACACGGCACATTCGTAACGACCCCGACATCCCTTACATTCCCATCCTGTTGATCACCGCCCATGCTCAACCAAGTGTTGCCCTAGGTTTGGATATTGGTGCCGATGATTTTATCCGTAAACCCGTGGAGATTGATGAACTGATTGCCCGGGTGCGATCGCTGCTGCGGTTTAAACATACCGTTGATGAGAAAAATATGATTGTCCGGCAACGGGAAGACTTCGCCTCCCGGTTAACCCACGATATGCGCACCCCCTTAATTGCGGCGGATCGGATGCTCAATCTCCTTTTGCAGGGGGCTTTGGGGGAACTGTCGGAAGCAATGCAAGAGGTTTTACGCACCATGTCCCGCAGTAATGCCAATCTGTTGGAGATGGTGAACAATATTTTGGAGGTTTATCGCTACGAATCCGAGCGGAAAACGTTCTATTTTAGTCGGGTGGATCTCAAGACTGTGATTACCAATGTGCTTGAGGAATTACGTCCCCTCGCCCAGGAAAAACAACTGCAACTCCAGGGGGAACTCCCCGAAGTCTCCGTGTGGCTCGAAGGCGATCGCCTGGCCATGCATCGCGTTTTAGTGAACCTGGTGAGCAACGCCATTAAATTTACCGATCAAGGCCACATCACTGTTAAATTGACCCCAGTCGATCAAGAGCAAGTGCAAATTCAAGTAATCGATACGGGGAGCGGCATTAGCCCGGAAGATCAATTAGAAATCTTTGAGCGATTCCGCCAAGGCAAGCATTACAACGGGGGCAGCGGCCTGGGGCTACACCTTTCAAAACTGATCCTCGAAGCCCACCAAGGTCAGATTAGTCTCACCTCCCGTCTCCAGGAAGGTAGTACCTTTACAATCACCTTGCCCCTCTCCCAAACCCCTGCCCAAAGCGAGGAAAAAAAAGTTGTATGA